The Xiphophorus hellerii strain 12219 chromosome 22, Xiphophorus_hellerii-4.1, whole genome shotgun sequence genome has a window encoding:
- the lrrfip2 gene encoding leucine-rich repeat flightless-interacting protein 2 isoform X1 codes for MGTQGAGRKRAPLKDRFSAEDEALSSIAREAEARLAAKRAARAEARDIRMRELERQQKELSYHSSSSSSRKWGQIHQWMAETEKARASSSSRSSNHHHRDDDLLSVRSYRSTSSSVHDLGSIKSRSSSRRKDALSDGLSSSSLLKSSRSTSSVYNDLRGQKKASSSKKGLLTGLYHDQRNYSSLTKTKPPALSSTSTYQPRASTSSSSSSTVGSGLSRSHSMASIYDDAGLYGSGYGSRAPSELSWYSSGASSTRSSPAHSSSDDDTVSSISQERYSRGRRDSMSSDFSDISESAADYFSRSNRRGSIVSDLDELSIPDLDSLDEKCDKQYTDYSRPSSRCTTPALSAASLASLGGTSSRRGSTDTGSIYDPDTSLSELRDIYELKDQIQDVEGRYMQGLKELKESLTEVEEKYKKAMVSNAQLDNDKGNLIYQVDTLKDVVEEMEEQMAEMRRELDDKSKELERQKHTCSVLQHKQEELKEGIRQRDELIEESQRMQTKLDDLTREVFDLQETINWKDKKMAALERQKEYFDCIRNERDELRDELADIKGKSRGAEKHGLVIIPDGTPNGDVNHEPLPSGITLVTQEAAQVLESAGDGPLDVRLRKLADEKDELLAQIRKLKNQLEEEKQKHSKVDGAFPEGENMENGTDLHFIEMQRDANRQISEYKFKLSKAEQEMGTMEQNISRLEGQVARYKSAADNSEKVEDELKAEKRKLQRELRTALDKIEEMEMTNSHLVKRLEKMKANRNALLSQQ; via the exons CTTTCTTACcactcctccagcagcagcagcagaaaatggGGTCAGATCCACCAGTGGATG gctgaaacagaaaaagcccGAGCCTCTAGTAGTAGTAGATCCAGCAACCATCATCACCGG GATGATGATCTTTTGTCAGTCCGCAGCTATAGG tcgACATCTTCATCTGTACATGACCTGGGGTCTATCAAAAGTCGATCCAGTTCCCGTAGAAAGGACGCCCTG TCTGACGGCCTTTCCTCCAGCTCCCTGCTGAAGAGTTCCCGCTCCACT AGTTCTGTGTACAATGACCTACGTGGCCAAAAAAAGGCTTCCTCCTCCAAGAAAGGGCTGCTG ACTGGACTGTACCACGATCAGAGGAACTACAGCAGCCTTACGAAGACCAAACCACCAGCCCtgtcctccacctccacctatCAGCCCCGG gcctccacttcctcctcctcgtcctccacCGTTGGTTCGGGTCTGTCTCGCAGCCACAGCATG GCCTCTATTTACGACGACGCTGGTCTTTACGGCTCGGGCTACGGTTCAAGAGCT CCCTCTGAACTCAGCTGGTACTCCTCTGGGGCCAGCTCCACACGCAGCAGCCCTGCG CACTCCTCCTCAGATGATGACACTGTGAGCAGCATTTCCCAGGAACGCTACAGCCGAGGCCGGAGGGACAGCATg TCGTCTGACTTCTCAGATATTAGCGAGTCGGCTGCTGATTACTTCAGCCGCTCCAACCGAAGGGGCAGCATTGTGTCTGACCTTGATGAGTTGAGCATTCCAGATCTGGACTCT CTGGATGAAAAGTGTGACAAGCAGTATACAGATTACAGTCGG CCGTCCTCCCGCTGCACCACGCCCGCCCTATCAGCAGCCTCCCTGGCCTCGCTGGGCGGGACGTCGTCAAGGCGAGGGAGCACAGACACCGGTAGCATCTACGACCCTGACACGAGTCTGAGTGAACTGCGG GATATCTATGAGCTAAAGGACCAGATTCAGGATGTAGAGGGGCGGTACATGCAGGGGCTTAAAGAGCTGAAG GAGTCGCTCACAGAGGTGGAGGAGAAGTACAAGAAAGCCATGGTGTCGAACGCACAGCTGGACAACGACAAAGGTAACCTGATCTACCAGGTGGACACGCTGAAGGACGTCgtggaggagatggaggagcagATGGCCGAGATGAGGAGGGAGCTGGACGACAAGTCGAAG GAACTAGAAAGACAGAAGCACACATGTTCAgtcctgcagcacaaacaagAGGAGCTGAAGGAAGGAATCCGCCAGAGAGACGAGCTCATAGAG GAGAGCCAGCGAATGCAGACTAAGTTAGACGACCTCACCAGAGAGGTGTTTGACCTGCAGGAAACCATAAACTGGAAGGACAAAAAGATGGCG GCCCTAGAGAGGCAGAAAGAATACTTTGATTGCATTAGGAATGAGAGGGACGAGCTCAGAGATGAGCTCGCCGACATCAAAGGGAAGTCCAGAGGTGCAGAG aaacatGGCCTGGTGATAATCCCAGACGGGACGCCCAACGGAGACGTCAACCATGAACCTCTTCCCTCAGGAATCACCCTGGTAACCCAGGAGGCCGCCCAGGTGCTAGAGTCTGCAGGCGACGGCCCACTGG ATGTCAGGCTACGGAAGCTGGCGGACGAGAAGGACGAGCTTCTGGCTCAAATCAGGAAACTGAAGaaccagctggaggaggagaagcagaaaCACTCCAAGGTGGACGGAGCGTTCCCAGAAGGGGAGAACATGGAGAACGGTACAGATCTGCACTTCATCGAGATGCAGA GAGACGCCAACAGACAGATTAGTGAATACAAGTTCAAGCTTTCAAAGGCCGAACAAGAAATGGGTACAATGGAACAAAAT atcAGCCGACTCGAAGGCCAGGTTGCCAGGTACAAGTCAGCAGCTGATAACTCAGAGAAAGTAGAAGACGAGCTCAAAGCCGAGAAACGGAAACTCCAGAGAGAA CTGCGCACGGCTCTGGATAAGATCGAGGAGATGGAAATGACCAACAGCCACCTGGTGAAGCGCCTGGAGAAGATGAAGGCCAACCGGAACGCCCTTCTGTCCCAGCAGTGA
- the lrrfip2 gene encoding leucine-rich repeat flightless-interacting protein 2 isoform X3 yields the protein MGTQGAGRKRAPLKDRFSAEDEALSSIAREAEARLAAKRAARAEARDIRMRELERQQKELSYHSSSSSSRKWGQIHQWMAETEKARASSSSRSSNHHHRDDDLLSVRSYRSTSSSVHDLGSIKSRSSSRRKDALSDGLSSSSLLKSSRSTSSVYNDLRGQKKASSSKKGLLTGLYHDQRNYSSLTKTKPPALSSTSTYQPRASTSSSSSSTVGSGLSRSHSMASIYDDAGLYGSGYGSRAPSELSWYSSGASSTRSSPAHSSSDDDTVSSISQERYSRGRRDSMSSDFSDISESAADYFSRSNRRGSIVSDLDELSIPDLDSLDEKCDKQYTDYSRPSSRCTTPALSAASLASLGGTSSRRGSTDTGSIYDPDTSLSELRDIYELKDQIQDVEGRYMQGLKELKESLTEVEEKYKKAMVSNAQLDNDKGNLIYQVDTLKDVVEEMEEQMAEMRRELDDKSKELERQKHTCSVLQHKQEELKEGIRQRDELIEALERQKEYFDCIRNERDELRDELADIKGKSRGAEKHGLVIIPDGTPNGDVNHEPLPSGITLVTQEAAQVLESAGDGPLDVRLRKLADEKDELLAQIRKLKNQLEEEKQKHSKVDGAFPEGENMENGTDLHFIEMQRDANRQISEYKFKLSKAEQEMGTMEQNISRLEGQVARYKSAADNSEKVEDELKAEKRKLQRELRTALDKIEEMEMTNSHLVKRLEKMKANRNALLSQQ from the exons CTTTCTTACcactcctccagcagcagcagcagaaaatggGGTCAGATCCACCAGTGGATG gctgaaacagaaaaagcccGAGCCTCTAGTAGTAGTAGATCCAGCAACCATCATCACCGG GATGATGATCTTTTGTCAGTCCGCAGCTATAGG tcgACATCTTCATCTGTACATGACCTGGGGTCTATCAAAAGTCGATCCAGTTCCCGTAGAAAGGACGCCCTG TCTGACGGCCTTTCCTCCAGCTCCCTGCTGAAGAGTTCCCGCTCCACT AGTTCTGTGTACAATGACCTACGTGGCCAAAAAAAGGCTTCCTCCTCCAAGAAAGGGCTGCTG ACTGGACTGTACCACGATCAGAGGAACTACAGCAGCCTTACGAAGACCAAACCACCAGCCCtgtcctccacctccacctatCAGCCCCGG gcctccacttcctcctcctcgtcctccacCGTTGGTTCGGGTCTGTCTCGCAGCCACAGCATG GCCTCTATTTACGACGACGCTGGTCTTTACGGCTCGGGCTACGGTTCAAGAGCT CCCTCTGAACTCAGCTGGTACTCCTCTGGGGCCAGCTCCACACGCAGCAGCCCTGCG CACTCCTCCTCAGATGATGACACTGTGAGCAGCATTTCCCAGGAACGCTACAGCCGAGGCCGGAGGGACAGCATg TCGTCTGACTTCTCAGATATTAGCGAGTCGGCTGCTGATTACTTCAGCCGCTCCAACCGAAGGGGCAGCATTGTGTCTGACCTTGATGAGTTGAGCATTCCAGATCTGGACTCT CTGGATGAAAAGTGTGACAAGCAGTATACAGATTACAGTCGG CCGTCCTCCCGCTGCACCACGCCCGCCCTATCAGCAGCCTCCCTGGCCTCGCTGGGCGGGACGTCGTCAAGGCGAGGGAGCACAGACACCGGTAGCATCTACGACCCTGACACGAGTCTGAGTGAACTGCGG GATATCTATGAGCTAAAGGACCAGATTCAGGATGTAGAGGGGCGGTACATGCAGGGGCTTAAAGAGCTGAAG GAGTCGCTCACAGAGGTGGAGGAGAAGTACAAGAAAGCCATGGTGTCGAACGCACAGCTGGACAACGACAAAGGTAACCTGATCTACCAGGTGGACACGCTGAAGGACGTCgtggaggagatggaggagcagATGGCCGAGATGAGGAGGGAGCTGGACGACAAGTCGAAG GAACTAGAAAGACAGAAGCACACATGTTCAgtcctgcagcacaaacaagAGGAGCTGAAGGAAGGAATCCGCCAGAGAGACGAGCTCATAGAG GCCCTAGAGAGGCAGAAAGAATACTTTGATTGCATTAGGAATGAGAGGGACGAGCTCAGAGATGAGCTCGCCGACATCAAAGGGAAGTCCAGAGGTGCAGAG aaacatGGCCTGGTGATAATCCCAGACGGGACGCCCAACGGAGACGTCAACCATGAACCTCTTCCCTCAGGAATCACCCTGGTAACCCAGGAGGCCGCCCAGGTGCTAGAGTCTGCAGGCGACGGCCCACTGG ATGTCAGGCTACGGAAGCTGGCGGACGAGAAGGACGAGCTTCTGGCTCAAATCAGGAAACTGAAGaaccagctggaggaggagaagcagaaaCACTCCAAGGTGGACGGAGCGTTCCCAGAAGGGGAGAACATGGAGAACGGTACAGATCTGCACTTCATCGAGATGCAGA GAGACGCCAACAGACAGATTAGTGAATACAAGTTCAAGCTTTCAAAGGCCGAACAAGAAATGGGTACAATGGAACAAAAT atcAGCCGACTCGAAGGCCAGGTTGCCAGGTACAAGTCAGCAGCTGATAACTCAGAGAAAGTAGAAGACGAGCTCAAAGCCGAGAAACGGAAACTCCAGAGAGAA CTGCGCACGGCTCTGGATAAGATCGAGGAGATGGAAATGACCAACAGCCACCTGGTGAAGCGCCTGGAGAAGATGAAGGCCAACCGGAACGCCCTTCTGTCCCAGCAGTGA
- the lrrfip2 gene encoding leucine-rich repeat flightless-interacting protein 2 isoform X2, producing MGTQGAGRKRAPLKDRFSAEDEALSSIAREAEARLAAKRAARAEARDIRMRELERQQKELSYHSSSSSSRKWGQIHQWMAETEKARASSSSRSSNHHHRDDDLLSVRSYRSTSSSVHDLGSIKSRSSSRRKDALSDGLSSSSLLKSSRSTSSVYNDLRGQKKASSSKKGLLTGLYHDQRNYSSLTKTKPPALSSTSTYQPRASTSSSSSSTVGSGLSRSHSMASIYDDAGLYGSGYGSRAPSELSWYSSGASSTRSSPAHSSSDDDTVSSISQERYSRGRRDSMSSDFSDISESAADYFSRSNRRGSIVSDLDELSIPDLDSLDEKCDKQYTDYSRPSSRCTTPALSAASLASLGGTSSRRGSTDTGSIYDPDTSLSELRESLTEVEEKYKKAMVSNAQLDNDKGNLIYQVDTLKDVVEEMEEQMAEMRRELDDKSKELERQKHTCSVLQHKQEELKEGIRQRDELIEESQRMQTKLDDLTREVFDLQETINWKDKKMAALERQKEYFDCIRNERDELRDELADIKGKSRGAEKHGLVIIPDGTPNGDVNHEPLPSGITLVTQEAAQVLESAGDGPLDVRLRKLADEKDELLAQIRKLKNQLEEEKQKHSKVDGAFPEGENMENGTDLHFIEMQRDANRQISEYKFKLSKAEQEMGTMEQNISRLEGQVARYKSAADNSEKVEDELKAEKRKLQRELRTALDKIEEMEMTNSHLVKRLEKMKANRNALLSQQ from the exons CTTTCTTACcactcctccagcagcagcagcagaaaatggGGTCAGATCCACCAGTGGATG gctgaaacagaaaaagcccGAGCCTCTAGTAGTAGTAGATCCAGCAACCATCATCACCGG GATGATGATCTTTTGTCAGTCCGCAGCTATAGG tcgACATCTTCATCTGTACATGACCTGGGGTCTATCAAAAGTCGATCCAGTTCCCGTAGAAAGGACGCCCTG TCTGACGGCCTTTCCTCCAGCTCCCTGCTGAAGAGTTCCCGCTCCACT AGTTCTGTGTACAATGACCTACGTGGCCAAAAAAAGGCTTCCTCCTCCAAGAAAGGGCTGCTG ACTGGACTGTACCACGATCAGAGGAACTACAGCAGCCTTACGAAGACCAAACCACCAGCCCtgtcctccacctccacctatCAGCCCCGG gcctccacttcctcctcctcgtcctccacCGTTGGTTCGGGTCTGTCTCGCAGCCACAGCATG GCCTCTATTTACGACGACGCTGGTCTTTACGGCTCGGGCTACGGTTCAAGAGCT CCCTCTGAACTCAGCTGGTACTCCTCTGGGGCCAGCTCCACACGCAGCAGCCCTGCG CACTCCTCCTCAGATGATGACACTGTGAGCAGCATTTCCCAGGAACGCTACAGCCGAGGCCGGAGGGACAGCATg TCGTCTGACTTCTCAGATATTAGCGAGTCGGCTGCTGATTACTTCAGCCGCTCCAACCGAAGGGGCAGCATTGTGTCTGACCTTGATGAGTTGAGCATTCCAGATCTGGACTCT CTGGATGAAAAGTGTGACAAGCAGTATACAGATTACAGTCGG CCGTCCTCCCGCTGCACCACGCCCGCCCTATCAGCAGCCTCCCTGGCCTCGCTGGGCGGGACGTCGTCAAGGCGAGGGAGCACAGACACCGGTAGCATCTACGACCCTGACACGAGTCTGAGTGAACTGCGG GAGTCGCTCACAGAGGTGGAGGAGAAGTACAAGAAAGCCATGGTGTCGAACGCACAGCTGGACAACGACAAAGGTAACCTGATCTACCAGGTGGACACGCTGAAGGACGTCgtggaggagatggaggagcagATGGCCGAGATGAGGAGGGAGCTGGACGACAAGTCGAAG GAACTAGAAAGACAGAAGCACACATGTTCAgtcctgcagcacaaacaagAGGAGCTGAAGGAAGGAATCCGCCAGAGAGACGAGCTCATAGAG GAGAGCCAGCGAATGCAGACTAAGTTAGACGACCTCACCAGAGAGGTGTTTGACCTGCAGGAAACCATAAACTGGAAGGACAAAAAGATGGCG GCCCTAGAGAGGCAGAAAGAATACTTTGATTGCATTAGGAATGAGAGGGACGAGCTCAGAGATGAGCTCGCCGACATCAAAGGGAAGTCCAGAGGTGCAGAG aaacatGGCCTGGTGATAATCCCAGACGGGACGCCCAACGGAGACGTCAACCATGAACCTCTTCCCTCAGGAATCACCCTGGTAACCCAGGAGGCCGCCCAGGTGCTAGAGTCTGCAGGCGACGGCCCACTGG ATGTCAGGCTACGGAAGCTGGCGGACGAGAAGGACGAGCTTCTGGCTCAAATCAGGAAACTGAAGaaccagctggaggaggagaagcagaaaCACTCCAAGGTGGACGGAGCGTTCCCAGAAGGGGAGAACATGGAGAACGGTACAGATCTGCACTTCATCGAGATGCAGA GAGACGCCAACAGACAGATTAGTGAATACAAGTTCAAGCTTTCAAAGGCCGAACAAGAAATGGGTACAATGGAACAAAAT atcAGCCGACTCGAAGGCCAGGTTGCCAGGTACAAGTCAGCAGCTGATAACTCAGAGAAAGTAGAAGACGAGCTCAAAGCCGAGAAACGGAAACTCCAGAGAGAA CTGCGCACGGCTCTGGATAAGATCGAGGAGATGGAAATGACCAACAGCCACCTGGTGAAGCGCCTGGAGAAGATGAAGGCCAACCGGAACGCCCTTCTGTCCCAGCAGTGA
- the lrrfip2 gene encoding leucine-rich repeat flightless-interacting protein 2 isoform X4, which yields MGTQGAGRKRAPLKDRFSAEDEALSSIAREAEARLAAKRAARAEARDIRMRELERQQKELSYHSSSSSSRKWGQIHQWMAETEKARASSSSRSSNHHHRDDDLLSVRSYRSTSSSVHDLGSIKSRSSSRRKDALSDGLSSSSLLKSSRSTSSVYNDLRGQKKASSSKKGLLTGLYHDQRNYSSLTKTKPPALSSTSTYQPRASTSSSSSSTVGSGLSRSHSMASIYDDAGLYGSGYGSRAPSELSWYSSGASSTRSSPAHSSSDDDTVSSISQERYSRGRRDSMSSDFSDISESAADYFSRSNRRGSIVSDLDELSIPDLDSLDEKCDKQYTDYSRPSSRCTTPALSAASLASLGGTSSRRGSTDTGSIYDPDTSLSELRESLTEVEEKYKKAMVSNAQLDNDKGNLIYQVDTLKDVVEEMEEQMAEMRRELDDKSKELERQKHTCSVLQHKQEELKEGIRQRDELIEALERQKEYFDCIRNERDELRDELADIKGKSRGAEKHGLVIIPDGTPNGDVNHEPLPSGITLVTQEAAQVLESAGDGPLDVRLRKLADEKDELLAQIRKLKNQLEEEKQKHSKVDGAFPEGENMENGTDLHFIEMQRDANRQISEYKFKLSKAEQEMGTMEQNISRLEGQVARYKSAADNSEKVEDELKAEKRKLQRELRTALDKIEEMEMTNSHLVKRLEKMKANRNALLSQQ from the exons CTTTCTTACcactcctccagcagcagcagcagaaaatggGGTCAGATCCACCAGTGGATG gctgaaacagaaaaagcccGAGCCTCTAGTAGTAGTAGATCCAGCAACCATCATCACCGG GATGATGATCTTTTGTCAGTCCGCAGCTATAGG tcgACATCTTCATCTGTACATGACCTGGGGTCTATCAAAAGTCGATCCAGTTCCCGTAGAAAGGACGCCCTG TCTGACGGCCTTTCCTCCAGCTCCCTGCTGAAGAGTTCCCGCTCCACT AGTTCTGTGTACAATGACCTACGTGGCCAAAAAAAGGCTTCCTCCTCCAAGAAAGGGCTGCTG ACTGGACTGTACCACGATCAGAGGAACTACAGCAGCCTTACGAAGACCAAACCACCAGCCCtgtcctccacctccacctatCAGCCCCGG gcctccacttcctcctcctcgtcctccacCGTTGGTTCGGGTCTGTCTCGCAGCCACAGCATG GCCTCTATTTACGACGACGCTGGTCTTTACGGCTCGGGCTACGGTTCAAGAGCT CCCTCTGAACTCAGCTGGTACTCCTCTGGGGCCAGCTCCACACGCAGCAGCCCTGCG CACTCCTCCTCAGATGATGACACTGTGAGCAGCATTTCCCAGGAACGCTACAGCCGAGGCCGGAGGGACAGCATg TCGTCTGACTTCTCAGATATTAGCGAGTCGGCTGCTGATTACTTCAGCCGCTCCAACCGAAGGGGCAGCATTGTGTCTGACCTTGATGAGTTGAGCATTCCAGATCTGGACTCT CTGGATGAAAAGTGTGACAAGCAGTATACAGATTACAGTCGG CCGTCCTCCCGCTGCACCACGCCCGCCCTATCAGCAGCCTCCCTGGCCTCGCTGGGCGGGACGTCGTCAAGGCGAGGGAGCACAGACACCGGTAGCATCTACGACCCTGACACGAGTCTGAGTGAACTGCGG GAGTCGCTCACAGAGGTGGAGGAGAAGTACAAGAAAGCCATGGTGTCGAACGCACAGCTGGACAACGACAAAGGTAACCTGATCTACCAGGTGGACACGCTGAAGGACGTCgtggaggagatggaggagcagATGGCCGAGATGAGGAGGGAGCTGGACGACAAGTCGAAG GAACTAGAAAGACAGAAGCACACATGTTCAgtcctgcagcacaaacaagAGGAGCTGAAGGAAGGAATCCGCCAGAGAGACGAGCTCATAGAG GCCCTAGAGAGGCAGAAAGAATACTTTGATTGCATTAGGAATGAGAGGGACGAGCTCAGAGATGAGCTCGCCGACATCAAAGGGAAGTCCAGAGGTGCAGAG aaacatGGCCTGGTGATAATCCCAGACGGGACGCCCAACGGAGACGTCAACCATGAACCTCTTCCCTCAGGAATCACCCTGGTAACCCAGGAGGCCGCCCAGGTGCTAGAGTCTGCAGGCGACGGCCCACTGG ATGTCAGGCTACGGAAGCTGGCGGACGAGAAGGACGAGCTTCTGGCTCAAATCAGGAAACTGAAGaaccagctggaggaggagaagcagaaaCACTCCAAGGTGGACGGAGCGTTCCCAGAAGGGGAGAACATGGAGAACGGTACAGATCTGCACTTCATCGAGATGCAGA GAGACGCCAACAGACAGATTAGTGAATACAAGTTCAAGCTTTCAAAGGCCGAACAAGAAATGGGTACAATGGAACAAAAT atcAGCCGACTCGAAGGCCAGGTTGCCAGGTACAAGTCAGCAGCTGATAACTCAGAGAAAGTAGAAGACGAGCTCAAAGCCGAGAAACGGAAACTCCAGAGAGAA CTGCGCACGGCTCTGGATAAGATCGAGGAGATGGAAATGACCAACAGCCACCTGGTGAAGCGCCTGGAGAAGATGAAGGCCAACCGGAACGCCCTTCTGTCCCAGCAGTGA
- the lrrfip2 gene encoding leucine-rich repeat flightless-interacting protein 2 isoform X5 gives MGTQGAGRKRAPLKDRFSAEDEALSSIAREAEARLAAKRAARAEARDIRMRELERQQKELSYHSSSSSSRKWGQIHQWMAETEKARASSSSRSSNHHHRDDDLLSVRSYRSTSSSVHDLGSIKSRSSSRRKDALSDGLSSSSLLKSSRSTSSVYNDLRGQKKASSSKKGLLTGLYHDQRNYSSLTKTKPPALSSTSTYQPRASTSSSSSSTVGSGLSRSHSMASIYDDAGLYGSGYGSRAPSELSWYSSGASSTRSSPAHSSSDDDTVSSISQERYSRGRRDSMSSDFSDISESAADYFSRSNRRGSIVSDLDELSIPDLDSLDEKCDKQYTDYSRPSSRCTTPALSAASLASLGGTSSRRGSTDTGSIYDPDTSLSELRDIYELKDQIQDVEGRYMQGLKELKESLTEVEEKYKKAMVSNAQLDNDKGNLIYQVDTLKDVVEEMEEQMAEMRRELDDKSKELERQKHTCSVLQHKQEELKEGIRQRDELIEKHGLVIIPDGTPNGDVNHEPLPSGITLVTQEAAQVLESAGDGPLDVRLRKLADEKDELLAQIRKLKNQLEEEKQKHSKVDGAFPEGENMENGTDLHFIEMQRDANRQISEYKFKLSKAEQEMGTMEQNISRLEGQVARYKSAADNSEKVEDELKAEKRKLQRELRTALDKIEEMEMTNSHLVKRLEKMKANRNALLSQQ, from the exons CTTTCTTACcactcctccagcagcagcagcagaaaatggGGTCAGATCCACCAGTGGATG gctgaaacagaaaaagcccGAGCCTCTAGTAGTAGTAGATCCAGCAACCATCATCACCGG GATGATGATCTTTTGTCAGTCCGCAGCTATAGG tcgACATCTTCATCTGTACATGACCTGGGGTCTATCAAAAGTCGATCCAGTTCCCGTAGAAAGGACGCCCTG TCTGACGGCCTTTCCTCCAGCTCCCTGCTGAAGAGTTCCCGCTCCACT AGTTCTGTGTACAATGACCTACGTGGCCAAAAAAAGGCTTCCTCCTCCAAGAAAGGGCTGCTG ACTGGACTGTACCACGATCAGAGGAACTACAGCAGCCTTACGAAGACCAAACCACCAGCCCtgtcctccacctccacctatCAGCCCCGG gcctccacttcctcctcctcgtcctccacCGTTGGTTCGGGTCTGTCTCGCAGCCACAGCATG GCCTCTATTTACGACGACGCTGGTCTTTACGGCTCGGGCTACGGTTCAAGAGCT CCCTCTGAACTCAGCTGGTACTCCTCTGGGGCCAGCTCCACACGCAGCAGCCCTGCG CACTCCTCCTCAGATGATGACACTGTGAGCAGCATTTCCCAGGAACGCTACAGCCGAGGCCGGAGGGACAGCATg TCGTCTGACTTCTCAGATATTAGCGAGTCGGCTGCTGATTACTTCAGCCGCTCCAACCGAAGGGGCAGCATTGTGTCTGACCTTGATGAGTTGAGCATTCCAGATCTGGACTCT CTGGATGAAAAGTGTGACAAGCAGTATACAGATTACAGTCGG CCGTCCTCCCGCTGCACCACGCCCGCCCTATCAGCAGCCTCCCTGGCCTCGCTGGGCGGGACGTCGTCAAGGCGAGGGAGCACAGACACCGGTAGCATCTACGACCCTGACACGAGTCTGAGTGAACTGCGG GATATCTATGAGCTAAAGGACCAGATTCAGGATGTAGAGGGGCGGTACATGCAGGGGCTTAAAGAGCTGAAG GAGTCGCTCACAGAGGTGGAGGAGAAGTACAAGAAAGCCATGGTGTCGAACGCACAGCTGGACAACGACAAAGGTAACCTGATCTACCAGGTGGACACGCTGAAGGACGTCgtggaggagatggaggagcagATGGCCGAGATGAGGAGGGAGCTGGACGACAAGTCGAAG GAACTAGAAAGACAGAAGCACACATGTTCAgtcctgcagcacaaacaagAGGAGCTGAAGGAAGGAATCCGCCAGAGAGACGAGCTCATAGAG aaacatGGCCTGGTGATAATCCCAGACGGGACGCCCAACGGAGACGTCAACCATGAACCTCTTCCCTCAGGAATCACCCTGGTAACCCAGGAGGCCGCCCAGGTGCTAGAGTCTGCAGGCGACGGCCCACTGG ATGTCAGGCTACGGAAGCTGGCGGACGAGAAGGACGAGCTTCTGGCTCAAATCAGGAAACTGAAGaaccagctggaggaggagaagcagaaaCACTCCAAGGTGGACGGAGCGTTCCCAGAAGGGGAGAACATGGAGAACGGTACAGATCTGCACTTCATCGAGATGCAGA GAGACGCCAACAGACAGATTAGTGAATACAAGTTCAAGCTTTCAAAGGCCGAACAAGAAATGGGTACAATGGAACAAAAT atcAGCCGACTCGAAGGCCAGGTTGCCAGGTACAAGTCAGCAGCTGATAACTCAGAGAAAGTAGAAGACGAGCTCAAAGCCGAGAAACGGAAACTCCAGAGAGAA CTGCGCACGGCTCTGGATAAGATCGAGGAGATGGAAATGACCAACAGCCACCTGGTGAAGCGCCTGGAGAAGATGAAGGCCAACCGGAACGCCCTTCTGTCCCAGCAGTGA